Proteins encoded within one genomic window of Ursus arctos isolate Adak ecotype North America unplaced genomic scaffold, UrsArc2.0 scaffold_7, whole genome shotgun sequence:
- the MMRN2 gene encoding multimerin-2 isoform X4 codes for MILTLLLGLGGALGWGLLGASAQAPGSGFSDPHSPRPPGVWRAEAEDTGRDPSRRNWCPYQKSRLVTFVAACKTEKFLVHSQQPCPQGTPDCQKVKVMYRMAQKPVYQVKQKVLASVAWRCCPGFVGPDCQHHDPTAIPEHEDLGDGLQEPWDGPVGFEPGHPAAELSNVMQQQERLLGDLQNDIHQVADGLPGLWTALASNLTAATIEANQTEPGVPGRSLEQVLLPHMDAFLQVHFSPIWRTLNQSLHSLSQAMRNLSLDVEANQQAIKGVQEGTVAKADFQELGAKFESKVQENAQRVGQLRQDVEERMHAQHLSLQQSLAQVEVDVDAKLKRFLKAQEPVGANGSLVPAAAGAGARPEPESLQARLGQLQRNLSALHTAAGRREAELQSTLADMRATLAQHVDEIKELYSESDETFDQISKVERQLEELQVNHTALRELRVILMEKSLIMEENKEEMERQLLELNLTLQQLQGGHADLIKYVKDCNCQKLYFDLDVIREGQRDATRALEEAQVSLDERHQRDGSSLQALSGTVAALSRAVDAQRAEGERALADEASALRAAHGDMRAEVGQLHSYFTALLDDALRHEAVLAALFGEEVMERMTEEAPDPLPLRYEQIHAGLRDAASGLQEQALAWDALAARLATLEQVAEAGGPSPAALARELERLDADLRRAGRCCEAAGASSLNGSLGGLHEALAATERDLERHQRLFHSLFGNFQGLVAANVSLDLGKLQAMLSRKGKKQKGLEAPRRRDRKQAETWADEPGKGPVLWEAGSPVAFYAGFPEGTAALQAVKFNATYINIGSSYFPEHGYFRAPERGVYLFAVSVEFGPGPGSGQLVLGGHHQTPVSSTEERRGGSTATTFTMAELQKGERVWFELTQGSVIKRNPPGTTFGGFLIFKT; via the exons ATGATCCTGACACTGCTGCTTGGCCTggggggggccctgggctgggggctgctgggggcctCAGCCCAGGCCCCAGGTAGTGGGTTCTCGGATCCACACAGTCCAAGGCCACCTGGGGTCTggagggcagaggctgaggaCACCGGCAGGGACCCCAGCAGACG TAACTGGTGCCCGTACCAGAAGTCCAGGCTGGTCACCTTTGTAGCTGCTTGCAAAACAGAGAAATTCCTCGTCCACTCGCAGCAGCCATGTCCACAGGGGACTCCAGACTGCCAGAAAGTCAAAGTCAT GTATCGCATGGCACAGAAGCCGGTGTACCAGGTCAAGCAGAAGGTGCTGGCCTCCGTGGCCTGGAGGTGCTGCCCAGGCTTTGTGGGCCCTGACTGCCAGCACCACG ATCCCACGGCAATCCCTGAGCATGAAGATCTAGGTGATGGCCTCCAGGAGCCTTGGGATGGGCCAGTCGGCTTTGAACCTG GCCACCCAGCTGCAGAGCTCAGCAACGTCATGCAGCAGCAGGAACGCCTGCTGGGAGATCTCCAGAATGACATTCACCAGGTGGCAGATGGCCTCCCGGGGCTCTGGACGGCCCTGGCAAGCAACCTCACAGCTGCCACCATTGAGGCAAATCAGACAGAGCCTG gggtgcctggcagaTCCTTGGAGCAAGTGCTACTGCCCCACATGGATGCCTTCCTGCAGGTGCATTTCAGCCCCATTTGGAGGACCCTCAACCAAAGCCTGCACAGCCTCTCCCAAGCCATGAGAAACCTGTCTCTCGATGTGGAGGCCAACCAACAGGCCATCAAGGGGGTCCAGGAGGGCACGGTGGCCAAGGCTGACTTCCAGGAGCTTGGGGCCAAATTTGAGAGCAAGGTGCAGGAGAACGCCCAGAGAGTGGGGCAGCTGCGGCAGGACGTGGAGGAACGCATGCACGCCCAGCACCTCTCCCTGCAGCAGTCCCTCGCTCAGGTCGAGGTGGACGTGGACGCCAAGCTGAAGAGGTTCCTTAAGGCCCAGGAGCCTGTGGGGGCCAACGGCAGCCTGGTCCCAGCAGCGGCAGGGGCAGGCGCCAGGCCAGAGCCGGAGAGCCTGCAGGCCAGGCTGGGCCAGCTGCAGAGGAACCTGTCGGCGCTGCACACGGCCGCGGGCCGCAGGGAAGCCGAGTTGCAGAGCACCCTGGCGGACATGAGGGCCACGCTGGCGCAGCACGTGGATGAGATCAAGGAGCTGTATTCGGAGTCCGATGAGACCTTCGATCAGATCAGCAAGGTGGAGCGGCAGCTGGAGGAGCTGCAGGTGAACCACACGGCGCTGCGCGAGCTGCGGGTGATCCTGATGGAGAAGTCGCTGATCATGGAGGAGAACAAGGAGGAGATGGAGCGGCAGCTGCTGGAGCTCAACCTCACCCTCCAGCAGCTGCAGGGCGGCCACGCCGACCTCATCAAGTACGTCAAGGACTGCAACTGCCAGAAGCTCTACTTCGACCTGGACGTCATccgcgaggggcagagggacgcCACGCGGGCCCTGGAGGAGGCGCAGGTGAGCCTGGACGAGCGGCACCAGCGCGACGGCTCGTCCCTGCAGGCCCTGAGCGGCACGGTGGCGGCGCTGTCGCGGGCGGTGGACGCGCAGCGGGCGGAGGGCGAGCGGGCGCTGGCGGACGAGGCGAGCGCGCTGCGGGCGGCGCACGGGGACATGCGGGCAGAGGTGGGCCAGCTGCACAGCTACTTCACGGCCCTGCTGGACGACGCGCTGCGCCACGAGGCCGTGCTGGCCGCCCTTTTCGGGGAGGAGGTGATGGAGCGGATGACGGAGGAGGCGCCCGACCCGCTGCCGCTGCGCTACGAGCAGATCCACGCCGGCCTGCGGGACGCCGCCAGCGGGCTGCAGGAGCAGGCGCTCGCCTGGGACGCGCTGGCCGCGCGGCTGGCGACCCTGGAGCAGGTGGCCGAGGCCGGCGGGCCCTCCCCGGCCGCGCTGGCGCGGGAGCTGGAGCGCCTGGACGCCGACCTCCGGCGGGCGGGCCGGTGCTGCGAGGCTGCGGGGGCCTCGTCCCTCAACGGCTCCCTCGGGGGGCTGCACGAGGCGCTGGCCGCCACCGAGCGCGACTTGGAGCGGCACCAGCGCCTCTTCCACAGCCTCTTCGGGAACTTCCAAGGGCTTGTGGCGGCCAACGTCAGCCTGGACCTGGGGAAGCTGCAGGCCATGCtgagcaggaaagggaagaagcagaAAGGGCTGGAAGCTCCCCGGAGGAGGGACAGGAAGCAAGCGGAGACTTGGGCGGATGAGCCTGGCAAAGGGCCGGTGCTTTGGGAGGCAG GCTCCCCTGTGGCCTTCTATGCTGGCTTTCCAGAAGGCACGGCTGCGCTACAGGCGGTGAAGTTCAACGCTACTTACATCAACATTGGCAGCAGCTACTTCCCTGAACACGGCTACTTCCGAGCCCCTGAGCGCGGGGTCTATCTGTTTGCAGTGAGCGTTGAATTtggcccagggccaggctctgggcagCTGGTGTTGGGAGGTCACCATCAGACCCCCGTCAGTTCCACCGAGGAGCGGAGGGGTGGAAGCACGGCCACGACCTTCACGATGGCCGAGCTGCAGAAAGGCGAGAGAGTGTGGTTCGAGTTAACCCAGGGCTCGGTCATAAAGAGAAACCCGCCAGGCACCACATTCGGGGGATTCCTGATATTCAAGACCTGA